From the genome of Nicotiana tabacum cultivar K326 chromosome 2, ASM71507v2, whole genome shotgun sequence:
TTTATCAACACACTCTTTATTTCTCTGTTCGACTCTTCCACTTGCCCGCTTGTTTGTGGGGTGATATGGGGTGGCAACTTTGTGGCGAACACCATATTTATCTAATAACTTTACGAAGGCTCGGTTGCAGAAGTAAGTTCCTCCATCACTGATTATTTCCCTTAGGGTGCCAAACCGGGTTGAatatattctttctcaaaaaaccaGTGACtccctttgcatcatttgtagggagtgccacaacttccacccattttgagacatagtccacaACTACGAGTATGTACTTGTTATCATATGAGCTGACAAAGAGCCCCATGAAATCGATTCCCCATACATCAAACATTTTCACctcctgaattgggttcatgggcatcttaTGTCGATGAAAAATATTCCCAGgccgttggcattcatcacaaacCTTCACCTAGCGgtgtgcatctttgaacaatgtCGGCCAGTAGAAGCCCAATTCTAATACTTTTGCAGCTATCCTTACTTTCCCGAAATGACCACTATATGGGGACGCGTGACAaacctgcaaaatagaagattggtcTGTCTCGGGGATACATCTGtggatcatgttatcaacacaaatcTTGAACAGATTAGGCTCATCCCAAAAATACATATGACAGTCAtggaagaactttttcttttgtacagagaAAAGGCCATAAGGGACAATACCGCTCACCAGGTAGTTTACCAATGTCTGCATACCATAGCGCTACCCCATGGCTTGTGGCCAACAATTGTTCATCCGGGAAAGTCTCCACGATCTCTTCCACCTCAACCTTTTTTTCTGCTCCTTGCAACCTGGACAAGTGATCAACTACTTGGTTCTCCGTTTCCTTTCGGTCACAGATTTCCAGGTGAAATTCTTGTAGTAGTAGCACCCATCGAATCAGGCGCAACTTtgacttcttcttctcaataCGGTACCCGAGAGCAatatggtcagtataaacaattacctttgaacctatcaggtatgacctgaatttgtcaTTTACGAAAACCACTGGTAGCATCTCCTTCTCGGTCACAATGTAGTTTAGTTGGGCGCCACTCAATGTTCTACTTGCATAGTAGATTGAGTACATGACCTTCTCCTTTAGCTGCCCCAGTACTGCTCCCACAACATAGTcgcttgcatcgcacatcaactcaaacgGTTGCTCCCAGTCGGGTGTAAATATGATAGGTGCAGACACCAATCTCTTCGTTAATTCCTCAAAAGCTACcctataattattaaaaaaacacaAGGGGTAATTGTTTTCAAGCAATTTATACAAAGagttagcaattttggaaaagTCTTTTATGAATCGCCTGTAGAACCTGGTGCGaccaaggaaacttcttattgctttgacgGAAGTGGGTGGTGGCAATTTCTCTATCACATCAACTTTAGCACGGTTCACTTCAATGCCGTTACTTGACACTAGGTGTCCTAAGACTATCCCTTCCTGTACCATGAAATTGCACCTTTTCTAGTTTAGCACCAGATTAGTCTTCATACACCTCTTCAGTACTCTTCTCAGATTTATAAAGCAGTCATAGAAAGAGTTCCTCACcgctgagaaatcatccatgaaaacttccaTTATATCCTCTACCATATttgtgaagatggccatcatgcacatttgaaatgtggcgggtgcattgcataagccaaatgaCATTCTCCGAAAAGCATAGATTCCATATGGGCAGGTGAATAACATTTTCTCTTTATCCTTCGGGTAATAGAAATCTGGTTATACTCCAAGTATCTATCCAAGAAGCAAAAGTGGGACCTCCTTACTAGtctatctaacatctgatcaatgaacaACAAGGGAAAGTGGTATTTTATGGTGGCCTTGTTCAATCTTTTATAGTCCATACAAATTCACCATCCTATAACTGTTCTTGTTGAGATAAAATCGTTATTCTCATTTTGCACCACATTCATTCCAcctttctttggcacacactGAACTGGGCTGACCCAGTTGCTTTCAGATATGGGAAAGataattcccgcatctaaccactagATCACATCTTTCTTTACCACTtatttcatgttggggttcaaccTTCTTTGGTGTTCTTTGGAAGGTTTTTGTCCATCTTCCAATAGAATCTTATGCATATAGAAGGCCGGGCTAATACCATTCATGTCTACAATGGTCTAACCAATTGTAGTCTTGCACTCCATCAGAATGCGCAAAAACTGTTCTACCTGCACTTCTAACAAatcagatgagataataacaggtaaaatCGAGTTAGGTCCTAAGAAAGCATTATGTGGTGAGATGGTAGCAGTTTCAGCTCCAACTGTGGTGGATTTTTAATTAATGGCTTATCTAGAGAggtctttctttcttctaagtgtaaAGGCTCGAATTCCAAAACCCACTCCACCAAGTCCTCACCATCTACCTCTTCTAAGTTCATGAGGCAAGCTGCTAGAGGGTCTTTTGCATTCAGTtcctcatcttcctcctccagaATCACATCTACTGCTTCAATGAGAGAGCAATTAGCAAACTCACTGGGCCGTCGCATGGACTTCTTCACATTGAATGTTATTTCTTTATTGTTCAGTCTCATCTTTAGCTCCCTAATTTCACAATCAATCAGAGCTCTTCCTGTGGCCAAATATGGTCTCCCCATaattatgggaatctcttcaTCAACCTGGCAGTCCAcaatcacaaaatctgcagggaacacaaacTTTTCAACCTGAACAAGTACATCGTCAAGTATACCTGATGACCTCTTCACTGTTCGGTTAGCTACCTGTAGTAATATAGATGCGGGCCTTCTTTGGTGAATGCCTAACTTTTTATAGATAGataagggcatcaagtttatgctcgCCGTCATATCACATAATGCTTTAGCGAATGCATATCTGCCTATGGTGCAAGAAATTGTAAAACTCCATGGGTCTGATAGCTTCTCAGCTACAGGTCGTGTAACAATCGCACTACATGTTTGAGTCAATGTCACAGTTGCCGGGTCTTGAAAGTCGAACTTGCGAGACATCAAATCCTttatcatttttgcataacctgGCATCTCGGCATCTATCAGTGGGATGTGTTACCTGAATCTTCTTCAACATCTTTGTGAATTTTTTGTATTGCCTATCCTTCTGATATTTAGCCAAACTCTGCGAGAAGGGTGCTGGAGGCTACTTCCTTCCTGTGACTTGAGTTAAATCCTGCTCAGGCACTTTTTCTGATACCTTCTCTTGCACTTTACCAGTCTCCTttgcaacctctttttctttacttgtttcctcCTGTGCCTATTGCATAGTTACCTCTGTTAAATAAGTTGACTCATCTACCTCAAGTGGCACTGGCACAAGTATCTCAGTTGGTCGGCTTTCGCGAGCAATTTCTTGCTCTAGATCAAGATCTCTACCATTTCTCAGACTCACAGCCATCAATTGCTT
Proteins encoded in this window:
- the LOC142166899 gene encoding uncharacterized protein LOC142166899 is translated as MPGYAKMIKDLMSRKFDFQDPATVTLTQTCSAIVTRPVAEKLSDPWSFTISCTIGRYAFAKALCDMTASINLMPLSIYKKLGIHQRRPASILLQVANRTVKRSSGILDDVLVQVEKFVFPADFVIVDCQVDEEIPIIMGRPYLATGRALIDCEIRELKMRLNNKEITFNVKKSMRRPSEFANCSLIEAVDVILEEEDEELNAKDPLAACLMNLEEVDGEDLVEWVLEFEPLHLEERKTSLDKPLIKNPPQLELKLLPSHHIMLS